In Asanoa sp. WMMD1127, one genomic interval encodes:
- a CDS encoding HD domain-containing protein produces the protein MPTVEETDAFAARCHEGQVDKAGRPYIDHPRIVAAALVEHGDEAVMAGLLHDVVEDCGVTSDELRAMGYSERVVSAVDSVSHREGEAYLDGIRRAAADPLGRLVKLADNATNGDEARLALLDDETADRLRRKYARAREILLAAEPSRTATA, from the coding sequence ATGCCGACGGTTGAGGAGACGGACGCGTTTGCCGCCCGCTGCCACGAGGGCCAGGTCGACAAGGCCGGGCGCCCGTACATCGACCACCCGCGGATTGTCGCCGCGGCCCTGGTCGAGCACGGCGACGAGGCGGTCATGGCCGGCCTGCTCCACGACGTGGTTGAGGACTGCGGCGTCACGTCGGACGAGCTGCGGGCGATGGGCTACTCGGAGCGGGTCGTGTCCGCTGTCGACTCGGTGTCACATCGGGAAGGCGAGGCGTACCTGGATGGGATCCGACGGGCTGCTGCTGACCCCCTGGGCCGGCTCGTGAAGCTGGCCGACAACGCCACGAACGGGGACGAGGCCAGGTTGGCCCTGCTGGACGACGAGACCGCCGACAGACTGCGGCGGAAGTACGCGAGGGCACGAGAGATCCTGCTCGCTGCGGAGCCGTCGCGAACGGCCACGGCCTGA
- a CDS encoding TetR/AcrR family transcriptional regulator — MGEPRKRAYASPLRQENAEATRARIVAAAAELMTTRGYAATTMAEVARGAGVAVQTVYASCPGGKPALAKMVYDVSLAGDAQEVPQSARPEVRRILDEPDPARKLALYASMATTIHRRTLPVQRILLAAAATAPADTGLHEMLAGLDRERLAGARGPAEHLHEIGALRRGLTVGRAAAQIYALTSTEVFERLTGTCGWNDRDYTRWLAEMLSAALLRR; from the coding sequence ATGGGAGAGCCGAGAAAGCGGGCGTACGCCAGCCCGCTGCGCCAGGAGAACGCCGAGGCCACGCGGGCCCGCATCGTCGCGGCGGCCGCCGAGCTGATGACCACCCGGGGGTACGCGGCCACGACGATGGCCGAGGTCGCGCGGGGCGCCGGAGTGGCCGTGCAAACCGTCTACGCGTCGTGCCCCGGTGGAAAACCGGCGCTGGCCAAGATGGTCTACGACGTCAGCCTCGCCGGGGACGCGCAGGAGGTGCCCCAGTCGGCCCGGCCGGAGGTGCGGCGGATCCTCGACGAGCCCGACCCGGCGCGCAAACTGGCGCTGTACGCCTCGATGGCCACCACCATCCACCGGCGCACGCTCCCGGTGCAGCGCATCCTGCTGGCCGCCGCGGCCACGGCCCCGGCCGACACGGGACTGCACGAGATGCTCGCCGGCCTCGACCGCGAACGGCTGGCCGGCGCCCGCGGTCCCGCCGAGCACCTGCACGAGATCGGCGCTCTCCGGAGGGGCCTGACGGTCGGCCGCGCCGCCGCGCAGATCTACGCGCTCACCTCAACAGAGGTCTTCGAAAGGCTGACCGGGACATGCGGCTGGAACGACCGCGACTACACGCGCTGGCTGGCCGAGATGCTCAGCGCGGCGCTCCTGCGGCGATGA
- a CDS encoding DUF1772 domain-containing protein, producing the protein MSATLAVARAVALLLTGLYAGGVLFVVLAPSLTRLPAEAYVPYWQALNTDYGRAMPPLLLTCVAAQALTVALSWRSGGWSLALSVGALVLVVLTVVLTVAGMEPLNRAVNTWDAGRPPADWAEIRARWSDRHLIRTALALTAFGFLVVAQSTRPR; encoded by the coding sequence ATGTCCGCGACGCTTGCGGTGGCCCGGGCGGTCGCCCTGCTGTTGACCGGGCTCTACGCGGGCGGCGTCCTGTTCGTGGTGCTGGCGCCGTCGCTGACCAGGTTGCCCGCCGAGGCGTACGTCCCGTACTGGCAGGCGCTGAACACCGACTACGGGCGGGCGATGCCACCGCTGCTGCTGACCTGCGTGGCGGCGCAGGCGCTGACCGTCGCGCTTTCCTGGCGTTCGGGTGGATGGTCCCTCGCCCTGAGCGTGGGCGCACTGGTGCTGGTGGTGCTGACCGTCGTCCTCACCGTGGCCGGCATGGAGCCGCTCAACCGGGCGGTGAACACCTGGGACGCGGGCCGCCCGCCCGCCGACTGGGCCGAGATCCGGGCGCGATGGTCCGACCGCCACCTGATCCGCACGGCACTCGCCCTGACGGCGTTCGGGTTTCTCGTCGTCGCCCAGTCAACCCGCCCCAGATAA
- a CDS encoding ATP-binding cassette domain-containing protein, producing the protein MTALVADQITVSYGQQHVLDGLTIHIGQGETVGLRGPSGCGKSTLVRVLAMVQPVDRGQVTIDGTPVTGTRHRVPAAVRTRIGVLFQSPRSATDPRLRLADIIAEPLRSTGHPEATVQTRVAELADLAGLTTDLLARRPHAVSDGQLQRACLARALAHRPGYVLCDEATTMLDASTQAHVAAVLTDYQRATNAGILAVSHDQLLLDKWAHRIVTIGR; encoded by the coding sequence ATGACCGCGCTTGTCGCCGACCAGATCACGGTCAGCTATGGACAGCAGCACGTCCTCGACGGGTTGACGATCCACATCGGACAAGGTGAGACCGTCGGCCTCCGCGGCCCGTCGGGATGCGGGAAGTCCACCCTGGTGCGGGTCCTGGCCATGGTCCAGCCCGTCGACCGCGGCCAGGTCACGATCGACGGCACACCGGTCACCGGTACGCGCCACCGCGTGCCCGCCGCCGTCCGCACCCGCATCGGCGTACTCTTCCAGAGCCCGCGCTCGGCAACGGATCCACGGCTGCGCCTGGCCGACATCATCGCCGAGCCACTGCGTTCGACCGGCCATCCCGAGGCGACCGTCCAGACCCGGGTCGCGGAACTCGCCGACCTGGCCGGCCTGACCACCGACCTGCTCGCCCGACGCCCGCACGCGGTCAGCGACGGCCAACTCCAACGCGCCTGCCTGGCCCGCGCCCTCGCCCACCGTCCGGGATACGTGCTCTGCGACGAGGCCACGACGATGCTCGACGCCTCGACCCAGGCCCACGTCGCCGCGGTCCTCACCGACTACCAACGGGCCACCAACGCGGGCATCCTGGCCGTCAGCCACGATCAGCTACTGCTCGACAAGTGGGCACACCGGATCGTCACGATCGGCCGGTGA
- a CDS encoding ABC transporter ATP-binding protein translates to MTPTPRLTVDGLSVRFRLRTATVHAVTDLSLTVHSGELLAVVGESGCGKSVLAHALLGLLPGNASVTGRAVLDGDTDLFAGGRRHLGRRVGLIPQSPTTALNPVRSGRSLLEETLRAHGRPRTDADAVATAAGFDPGDLDRYPHELSGGMAQRLTTALALAPDPPLLIADEPTTGLDRPLVDHTLDLLRARCDAGNAVILITHDLTAAHRVADTVAVMYASRIVEHQPAEALFAAPVHPYTAGLLDALPDRAFRAIPGHPPMLTALPSGCAFAPRCARATDACTTLPALTGPARCHHPLVDRAAVA, encoded by the coding sequence GTGACTCCCACGCCACGCCTGACCGTCGACGGGCTCTCCGTCCGGTTCCGGCTGCGGACGGCGACCGTACACGCGGTCACCGACCTGTCCTTGACCGTCCACTCTGGAGAGCTGTTGGCGGTCGTCGGTGAGTCCGGCTGCGGCAAGTCGGTCCTCGCGCACGCCCTGCTGGGCCTGTTGCCGGGCAACGCCAGCGTCACCGGCCGCGCCGTCCTGGACGGCGACACGGACCTGTTCGCCGGCGGCCGGCGCCATCTCGGCCGCCGTGTGGGCCTGATCCCGCAGAGCCCCACCACCGCGCTGAACCCCGTCCGGAGCGGGCGCAGCCTGCTGGAGGAGACGCTGCGCGCGCACGGCCGCCCCCGCACCGACGCCGACGCGGTCGCCACCGCGGCCGGGTTCGACCCCGGCGACCTCGACCGCTATCCACACGAGCTGTCCGGCGGCATGGCGCAGCGCCTCACGACGGCCCTGGCCCTGGCGCCCGATCCGCCGCTGCTGATCGCCGACGAGCCCACCACGGGACTCGACCGGCCGCTGGTCGACCACACCCTCGACCTGCTGCGCGCCCGCTGCGACGCCGGCAACGCGGTCATCCTCATCACCCACGACCTGACCGCCGCGCACCGGGTCGCCGACACCGTGGCCGTCATGTACGCCAGCCGCATCGTGGAACACCAGCCGGCCGAGGCGCTGTTCGCCGCGCCCGTCCACCCGTACACGGCCGGACTGCTCGACGCCCTGCCCGACCGTGCCTTTCGCGCCATCCCCGGACACCCGCCGATGCTCACCGCCCTGCCGTCAGGCTGCGCCTTCGCGCCCCGATGCGCCCGCGCCACGGACGCCTGCACGACTCTGCCGGCGCTCACCGGCCCGGCGCGCTGCCACCACCCGCTGGTCGACCGGGCGGCCGTCGCATGA